The genomic region GGAAGCCGCTGCTCTCGGCCAAGATCGGAGACCACTATCCGGCCCTCCCGGCACTGTGGCTGTCGAGCCGCATGAGCCGCGAGAAGAGCTCGCAGCAGGAAGTGAAGGGCTGCCTGAAGCGTGGCTATCGCTCGCTGATCGACGCGTTCGAGACGGCGCTGCGCGAACGCGGGACGACGATTCGTTTCCGCACCCGCATCCGCGCGATCGGACGCGAAGCCGGCTCGATGCGCGTGATCCTCGACGACGGCTCGCATCAGAGCTTCGACGCCGTCGTGTCGACCTCACCCCTCATCCAGTTCCAGCGCATGACCGAGGGCCTGGGCCTCGATCGGAGGCTCACCGATCTCCAGCTCGACTATCAGGGGGTGGTGAGCGGCGTGTTCCTGACCCGGCGAAGCTTCACCCGCTACTACTGGATGCCGTGGGTGGACAGCGGCGTCACCGCGCAGGGCGCGATCGAAATGTCGAACCTGGTGCCGCTCGAGCGCTCGGGCGGCCTGTACGTCAACTATCTCGTCAACTACACGCATCGCGACAGCGAGCTCTTCCGGCGCGGCGACGCCGAAACCCTCTCCACCTACCGCGCCGACCTCGCGCGGCTGTTCCCCGAGGCCGAGCGCGAGGTGGTGGATCAGTTTCTGTTCCGCGCCCCGTTCGTCGAACCGATCTGGACGGTGGGCTATCAGTCCTTGCGGCCGGCACCGTCGGTGATCCCGGGACGGCTCTACCTGGCGTGCACCGCGCAGGTGTATCCGCGCGTCAACTCCTGGAATTCCTGCTGCGAAGTGGTCCACGAAATGATGCAGCACTACGCGGCGGAGACCTCCGGAGCGGGGGCCGGAGCGGCCGCGTGAAGATCGCGATCGTCGTCGGCACGCGTCCCGAGATCATCAAGATGGCGCCGGTGGTGCGCGCCTGCGTCGCTTCGAAGACGCCGTATCTGCTGCTGCACACCGGTCAGCACTATTCGTTCGAGATGGACGGCGTGTTCTTCCAGGAGCTGGGGCTCCCGCCCGCCCACCACAATCTCGAGGTCGGATCCGGCACGCAGGTCTACCAGATCGGCACCATCCTGCTCGGTGCGGAGCCGTTGCTCCAGCGCGAGCGACCCGACGTGCTGCTGGTCGAAGGCGACACCAATTCGGTGCTGGCCATGGGGCTGGCGGCGCAGAAGAGCGGCATCCCGGTCGGCCATGTCGAGGCCGGACTGCGCTCCTACGACCGGGGCATGCCCGAGGAGATCAACCGCATCCTCACCGATCATCTGTCCGAATACCTGTTCGCGCCCACCGAGAAGTCGCGCCAGATCCTGCTCGGGGAGCAGATCGCGCCGCGGCGCATCCACGTGACCGGCAACACGGTCGTGGACGAGCTGCTGCTGCAGCGCCGTCGGGCCGAACGGCCCGAGCTGTTCGAGCGCTTCGGCATTCGGAGCGGCGCCTACGCGCTGGCGACCGTGCATCGTGCCGAGAACACCGACGCGCCCGAACGGTTGCGCGGCATCTTCACCGGGCTCGCCGAGGCCGGGCGCGCGCTCGGGGTGCCGGTGCTGGCCGCACTCCACCCGCGCACCCAGGCGCGGCTCAAGGAGCAGGGAGTGGCGGTGGATGGCGCGGTGAGGATCCTGCCCCCGCTTCCCTACCTCGACTTCCTTGGGCTCCACGCCAGCGCCGCGCTCACGCTCACCGATTCCGGGGGACTCCAGGAAGAGGCCTGCACGCTCGGCGTCCCCTGCGTGACGCTCCGTGACAACACCGAGCGGCCCGAGTCGGTCGAGGTGGGCGCCAACCTGCTGGCCGGCGCCGATCCCAGACGAATCGTCGAGTGCGCGCGCGCCATGCGCGAGCGGCCGCGAACCTGGCCCAACCCGTTCGGCGACGGGCACAGTGGCGAGAAGATCGTCGCCATTCTGCGCGAGGCGCTGGCGTGATCGCGGGCCCCCAGCCCCGCGCCGCCTCCCGCCGGCCGGACACGCTGGTGCTGGCGCCGATCCTGTTCGCGGCGCTGCTGCTGCGGCTCACCGGACTCGGCGCGCGCAGCCTCTGGACCGACGAGGGCTCGACCTGGACCGCCGCCTCGTCGCCGCTCCGCGAGTTGATCCGACTGTGCGCGCAGAAGGACGCGAGTCCGCCGCTTTTCTACCTGCTCACCTCGCTGGCTCTGAAGATCGGCGACACCGAGGCCTGGCTGCGCAGCGTGTCGGTGGTGGCATCCCTCGGCATGGTCTGGCTCACCTACCGCATCGCGCGGCTCGCCGCCTCGCGCTCCGAAGCCTCGCTGGCCGCGGTGCTGGTGGCGCTCTCGCCGCACCAGCTGATGTTCGCGCAAGAGGCGCGCACCTACATGACGGTGGCGTGCTTCACCACCTGGGCCCTCTATCTGTTCGCGCGCGCCGCGCTGCTGGACCGGCGCCGCGCGTGGCTGCCGTTCGTGCTGGTCTCGGCGCTCGGACTGTGGACGCAGAGCATCGCGCTGCTCGGCGTCGGCGTTCAGGCGACGCTGATCGTGCTGACGCCGGCCGGCCGCCGGAACGCGTGGCGCTGGCTGCTGGCGCAGGCCGCGGCGTTCGCACTCTATGCGCCCTGGATCGCCATCAATCTGGCGCAGGCCTCGCACCTCTCGCACAGCCACTGGTACCTGCGCACCCCCGGCGGACACGAGGTGTTCCAGGTGCTGCGCGCGGTGTTCCTCTCGCCGATTCCGCTGGTGACGCCGCCGCCGGGCGCGACGCTCCCGGGACTCGAAGCGTTCCTGCCGCGCCCGGTCGCGCATCTGATCCTCACCGCGCTGCCGATCGTCCCGCTCCTGTTCGGCGCGCGCGAAGCGCTGCGGCCGGGCCCGGCAGGACAAGTCCAGCGGTTCGCGCTGGCCGGCCTGTGCCTCCCGCTGCTGGCGGTGTGGCTGGTGTCGTTCAAGGTCCCGCTGTGGCTCCCGCGCTACTTCGTGTTTCTCACGCCGATGCTGGCGGTGCTCACCGCGCGCGGGCTGTGGGCGATGCGCCCGCCGGGGCTCTCCTACGCCTGGACCGCGCTACTGCTGCTGGCCAGCGGCTACGCGTGCTTCCGCTACAGCACCGACTACGCCAAGGAGCCCTGGCGGCAGGTGGTGCACTTCATCGGCATGAATCAGCAGCCAGGGCACGCCGCCGTGCTGGTGCCGTTCGACGTGGATCCATTCCGCTACTACGACCGCCGGCTCGACCCGCCGCTCGCCGCGATCGAGGTTTCGCACCCCGACGTGCCGTTCGCGTCGGACTACACGCCCCGGCAGCTCGACGAAATGGAGACCGCCGCGCGCGCGCGCGCCGCGAGCTACGACCAGGTGTGGGTGATCGTGCGAAGCCCGAATTCCGAGGTGCGCAGGGAAGTGGCGCGGCGTGCCGAGCGCGCGGCGGAATCGGACGGCCGCGTTCTCAAGGACCGCTCGATCTGGACTTCGATGTCCGGCCCGCTCCGGGTCGCGCGCTTCGAGCGGCCTGCGCCCGGCGATTCGGGCGCCGCAGCGAAGACCGCGCACTAGCCATTCGGCGCGCGGCCCCCGGCTTCCAGCCAAACTCGCGCATCTTCACCCGTCCGCGGGGATCGAACCGAATGCCCTCGGCCTCGAGGCGCAGTCGTTGCTCCGCAGCGCCCTCGGGGCTCAGGCGACCGAGGCTCAATACGCCGCCGGCGCCCACCACGCGGTGCCAGGGCAGCGGGCTGCCGGGCGGCAGCGCGTGCAGGGCGTAGCCGGCGAGGCGCGGGGCGTGGGGGTAGCCGGCCAGCGTGGCGATCTGTCCGTAGGTCGCGACGCGCCCGCGCGGTAGGCGCGCGACCACGGCCCGAATGCGCGGATAGGCGGGCCGCTCGGAGCGCGGGCGACGCGGCCGAAACGGCGCGATCGCTCGCCTCACGCGCGCGAGCTGCGCAGGCTCTCCTGGGCGCGGCGCAGCTTGTCCATGGTCTCCTCGAGCTGGCCGAGCCGCTGGCGCTCGCGTTCGACCACGTCGGGGCGCGCCTTGTTGAGGAAGTCCTGGTTGCGCAGCTTCTTCTTGACCGACTCGAGCTCGTCGAGCAGCTTCTCGGCCTCGCGGGTCAGACGTGCACGCTCCTCGTCCACGTCGATCAGCCCCTCGAGCGGCAGGAAGATCTCGGCGCCGTCCACCACCGCCGAGGCCGCCACCGCCGGCCGCCCGCCGTCGGTCGAGAGCTGGAGATCGCTGATGCGCGCGAG from Candidatus Sulfotelmatobacter sp. harbors:
- a CDS encoding FAD-dependent oxidoreductase, whose translation is MARTVAVIGGGISGLASAFRLVQRGEHVTLYEGEDFLGGLGTTFPYRGGHLERFYHCVLPDDGALIQLIRELGLEPELMWRPTAMGFMYQRKIFPMNTALDLLRFSPLTFGERIRMGWMGLRARALGMHASLDDISAADWIRGMIGQRAFDILWKPLLSAKIGDHYPALPALWLSSRMSREKSSQQEVKGCLKRGYRSLIDAFETALRERGTTIRFRTRIRAIGREAGSMRVILDDGSHQSFDAVVSTSPLIQFQRMTEGLGLDRRLTDLQLDYQGVVSGVFLTRRSFTRYYWMPWVDSGVTAQGAIEMSNLVPLERSGGLYVNYLVNYTHRDSELFRRGDAETLSTYRADLARLFPEAEREVVDQFLFRAPFVEPIWTVGYQSLRPAPSVIPGRLYLACTAQVYPRVNSWNSCCEVVHEMMQHYAAETSGAGAGAAA
- the wecB gene encoding UDP-N-acetylglucosamine 2-epimerase (non-hydrolyzing) translates to MKIAIVVGTRPEIIKMAPVVRACVASKTPYLLLHTGQHYSFEMDGVFFQELGLPPAHHNLEVGSGTQVYQIGTILLGAEPLLQRERPDVLLVEGDTNSVLAMGLAAQKSGIPVGHVEAGLRSYDRGMPEEINRILTDHLSEYLFAPTEKSRQILLGEQIAPRRIHVTGNTVVDELLLQRRRAERPELFERFGIRSGAYALATVHRAENTDAPERLRGIFTGLAEAGRALGVPVLAALHPRTQARLKEQGVAVDGAVRILPPLPYLDFLGLHASAALTLTDSGGLQEEACTLGVPCVTLRDNTERPESVEVGANLLAGADPRRIVECARAMRERPRTWPNPFGDGHSGEKIVAILREALA
- a CDS encoding glycosyltransferase family 39 protein, whose amino-acid sequence is MIAGPQPRAASRRPDTLVLAPILFAALLLRLTGLGARSLWTDEGSTWTAASSPLRELIRLCAQKDASPPLFYLLTSLALKIGDTEAWLRSVSVVASLGMVWLTYRIARLAASRSEASLAAVLVALSPHQLMFAQEARTYMTVACFTTWALYLFARAALLDRRRAWLPFVLVSALGLWTQSIALLGVGVQATLIVLTPAGRRNAWRWLLAQAAAFALYAPWIAINLAQASHLSHSHWYLRTPGGHEVFQVLRAVFLSPIPLVTPPPGATLPGLEAFLPRPVAHLILTALPIVPLLFGAREALRPGPAGQVQRFALAGLCLPLLAVWLVSFKVPLWLPRYFVFLTPMLAVLTARGLWAMRPPGLSYAWTALLLLASGYACFRYSTDYAKEPWRQVVHFIGMNQQPGHAAVLVPFDVDPFRYYDRRLDPPLAAIEVSHPDVPFASDYTPRQLDEMETAARARAASYDQVWVIVRSPNSEVRREVARRAERAAESDGRVLKDRSIWTSMSGPLRVARFERPAPGDSGAAAKTAH